The following proteins come from a genomic window of Nicotiana tomentosiformis chromosome 12, ASM39032v3, whole genome shotgun sequence:
- the LOC138902304 gene encoding uncharacterized protein yields MFDGTGDPKVHLRTYCDKLVGVSKDERIRMKLFMRSLTGDALSWYISQNPKKWINWVSMASDFMDRFRFNTENAPDVFNIQNLKNKPTETFREYATRWRSEAAKVRLTLEEEQMNKFFVRAQDPQYYERLMVIENHKFSDIIKLGERIEEGIKSGMVTNFEALQARNKALQSGGISKKKEVGAVMVAQGPKSPFTYQTPPPTYQPSSPRYQQPATAYHTYNTQPAYYHSPPARQNYQTPRPNFDRRPPRKYTPIAEPIDQLYERLKASGYVTPIPAVAMEYSSQWVNPNKTCAYHSGMKGQTIDECRTLKDKIQTLIYTKVIQAKKTTPNVHNNPLPDHRGSGVNVIETDEEWDPEGSIGLIREGDEPKMPPVTLTPIMVHIESPIEVEVAASTPFEVEVTTPSAMLTPFKVEVTTPFTITVAPTPSFNSNVVPWDYTAEARRKGKGKMEETGAAQGMTRTGRVYMPEHLGETSKEAASR; encoded by the coding sequence ATGTTTGACGGGACAGGTGATCCAAAGGTACATCTAAGGACGTATTGCGACAAGCTCGTAGGGGTTAGTaaagatgaaagaatccgcatgaagctattcatgaggagcctcactggagatgccctatcctggtacatcagtcaaaatccaaagaagtggattaattgggtaagcatggcgtcAGATTTCATGGACCGGTTCAGATTCAATACAGAGAATGCACCAGATGTCTTCAATATCCAGAATCTTAAGAATAAGCCAACAGAgactttccgcgagtatgctactcgatggagATCAGAAGCTGCAAAGGTAAGGCTGACattagaagaagaacaaatgaacaaattctttgtccgGGCCCAGGATCCGCAATATTATGagaggttgatggttattgaaaatcataaattctccgacatcatcaaattgggagaaagaatagaagagggaATCAAAAGCGGGATGGTAACAAATTTCGAGGCACTCCAAGCTAGGAACAAAGCCTTGCAGTCAGGAGGCATATCCAAAAAGAAGGAAGTAGgggccgtgatggtagcccaaggtccgaaaTCTCCtttcacataccaaacacctccacccacatatcagccttcatcTCCTAGATATCAACAACCCGCTACCGCCTACCACACTTACAACACTCAGCCAgcatattaccactcaccaccagcccgccaaaattaCCAAACACCTAGGCCAAATTTCGATCGTAGGCCGCCCAGAAAATACACTCCTATTGCCGAACCTATTGACCAGTTGTATGAGAGATTGAAAGCTtctggttatgtcactcccattcccgctgtCGCCATGGAATattcctctcaatgggtcaatccgaataagacatgtgcctaccaTTCGGGCATGAAGGGTCAAACTATTGATGAATGCCGCACTTTAAAGGATAAGATCCAGACACTGATTTATACCAAAGTTATACAGGCAAAAAAAACTACACCTAATGTCCACAACAATCCCCTCCCGGATCACAGGGGCTCGGGGGTAAATGTGATtgaaactgatgaagaatgggatccggaagggtcaattggactcattcgagaaggggatgaaCCCAAAAtgcctccagtcactctcacaccaaTTATGGTACATATAGAGTCaccgattgaagttgaggtagccgcaTCTACTCCAttcgaggttgaagtaacaacgcccTCAGCCATGCTAACTCCGTTTAAAGTAGAAGTGACCACACCATTCACCATAACGGTAGCACCCACACCATCCTTTAATTCCAATGTTGTGCCCTGGGACTATACTGCAGAagcgagaaggaaaggaaaggggaaaatggaagaaactggtgcagcacaaggtatgaccagaactggtagggtttacatgcccgagcatttgggggaaacaagtaaagaagccgcttccaGGTAG
- the LOC138902305 gene encoding uncharacterized protein, whose translation MANMVGKVLERHKITFHEDELSPERLSHNRAQHITVQCADKFIATVLIDGVSSLNIYPLTTLKRLGKGLHEILEGTMNVKAFDGSQRATIGETNICLQMGPIWLDVEFQVLDISASYNLLLGRPWIHAAGAVASTLHQAVKFEWNHQEVIIHGYGSILIYTN comes from the coding sequence atggccaacatggtaggaaAAGTATTGGAAAGACATAAgatcactttccacgaagatgaacTGTCGCCGGAAAGGttgagtcacaacagggcacaaCATATCACAGTGCAGTGCGCAGACAAATTCATTGCCACGGTCTTGATAGATGGGGTTTCAAGTCTCAACATCTACCCGTTGACTACATTGAAGAGGTTAGGTAAAGGTTTGCATGAGATACTAGAAGGAACTATGAACGTAAAAGCgttcgatgggtctcaaagggccacaatcggAGAAACCAACATCTGCTTACAAATGGGTCCAATTTGGTTGGATGTTGAATTTCAAGTGCTTGACATATCCGCCTCATACAATCTGttattgggacgaccttggatacacgccGCTGGGGCTGTAGCGTCTACTCTGCATCAGGCTGtgaagttcgaatggaatcatcaggaggtgatcattcatggataCGGGAGTATCCTTATTTACACCAACTAG